The following coding sequences lie in one Frigoribacterium sp. SL97 genomic window:
- a CDS encoding TetR/AcrR family transcriptional regulator: MPAADDPVRATRAPRRDATANRDALISAAALLLNRDPSVSLEAIAAEAGLSRRSVYGHFATRDDLVREVSLRGAARIGVAARPAPIADPVVQLASLAARLWAEVEHVRVMAQLTVRGPMAHEVGEALAPLRKTVRDVVRRGVESGRMRDDIAPHTLAHLVEGAALSVLDEATTQRLSRSEGHRLVMLAVLGVVGLDWRTAGDLVATAPELALPPEPATGASSMPPTGEPA, translated from the coding sequence ATGCCTGCCGCCGATGACCCCGTCCGCGCCACCCGTGCGCCACGCCGCGACGCCACTGCGAACCGCGACGCACTGATCTCCGCCGCGGCACTGCTTCTCAACCGCGACCCGTCCGTGTCGCTCGAGGCCATCGCCGCCGAGGCTGGCCTGTCCCGACGCTCGGTCTACGGCCACTTCGCCACGCGGGACGACCTCGTGCGCGAGGTCAGCCTGCGCGGTGCCGCCCGCATCGGCGTCGCCGCGCGACCGGCACCGATCGCGGACCCCGTCGTGCAACTCGCCTCCCTGGCCGCCCGACTCTGGGCCGAGGTCGAGCACGTGCGCGTCATGGCGCAGCTGACCGTGCGCGGCCCGATGGCCCACGAGGTCGGCGAGGCGCTCGCCCCGTTGCGGAAGACCGTCCGCGACGTCGTCCGTCGTGGCGTGGAATCCGGACGCATGCGCGACGACATCGCTCCCCACACGCTGGCCCACCTGGTGGAGGGCGCCGCCCTGTCCGTGCTCGACGAGGCCACGACGCAGCGGCTCAGCCGCTCCGAGGGCCACCGGCTCGTCATGCTGGCGGTGCTCGGCGTCGTCGGCCTCGACTGGCGCACCGCCGGCGACCTCGTCGCGACCGCCCCCGAACTCGCGCTCCCTCCCGAACCGGCGACCGGCGCCTCCTCGATGCCCCCGACCGGAGAACCCGCATGA
- the xylA gene encoding xylose isomerase codes for MSTTPTREDKFSFGLWTIGYNGSDPFGGPTRPQLDVVEAVENLDRLGAYGLTFHDDDLFAFGSTDAERQKQIDRLKGALDATGIVVPMVTTNLFSAPVFKDGGFTSNDRGVRRFALRKVLRNIDLAAELGAKTFVMWGGREGAEYDSAKDVQAALSRYKEGVDMLSQYVLDKGYDLRFAIEPKPNEPRGDILLPTLGHAIAFIETLEHPEMAGVNPEVGHEQMAGLNFTAGIAQALYQGKLFHIDLNGQRGIKYDQDLVFGHGDLQNAFSLVDLLEHGSPQGGPTYDGPRHFDYKPSRTETIDGVWESAAANMRMYLLLKERAQAFRADPEVQEALAASQVAELSVNTLADGEGYEQLLADRASYEDFDADAHFGGHGYGFVRLQQLALEHLMGARG; via the coding sequence ATGTCCACCACCCCCACCCGCGAAGACAAGTTCTCGTTCGGCCTCTGGACGATCGGCTACAACGGCTCGGACCCCTTCGGCGGCCCGACCCGCCCCCAGCTCGACGTCGTCGAGGCCGTCGAGAACCTCGACCGCCTCGGCGCGTACGGCCTGACCTTCCACGACGACGACCTGTTCGCCTTCGGCTCGACCGACGCCGAGCGCCAGAAGCAGATCGACCGCCTGAAGGGCGCCCTCGACGCGACCGGGATCGTCGTGCCGATGGTCACCACGAACCTCTTCAGCGCACCCGTCTTCAAGGACGGCGGCTTCACCTCGAACGACCGTGGCGTGCGACGTTTCGCCCTGCGCAAGGTGCTCCGCAACATCGACCTCGCCGCCGAGCTCGGCGCGAAGACCTTCGTCATGTGGGGTGGTCGCGAGGGCGCCGAGTACGACAGCGCGAAGGACGTGCAGGCCGCCCTCTCGCGCTACAAGGAGGGCGTCGACATGCTCTCGCAGTACGTGCTCGACAAGGGCTACGACCTGCGCTTCGCGATCGAGCCCAAGCCCAACGAGCCCCGCGGCGACATCCTGCTGCCGACCCTCGGTCACGCGATCGCGTTCATCGAGACGCTCGAGCACCCCGAGATGGCCGGCGTGAACCCCGAGGTCGGTCACGAGCAGATGGCCGGACTGAACTTCACGGCCGGCATCGCCCAGGCGCTCTACCAGGGCAAGCTCTTCCACATCGACCTCAACGGCCAGCGCGGCATCAAGTACGACCAGGACCTCGTGTTCGGCCACGGCGACCTCCAGAACGCCTTCTCGCTCGTCGACCTGCTGGAGCACGGCTCGCCCCAGGGCGGACCGACCTACGACGGCCCGCGTCACTTCGACTACAAGCCCTCGCGCACCGAGACGATCGACGGCGTGTGGGAGTCCGCGGCCGCCAACATGCGGATGTACCTGCTCCTCAAGGAGCGCGCGCAGGCCTTCCGCGCCGACCCCGAGGTGCAGGAGGCCCTGGCCGCCAGCCAGGTCGCCGAGCTCTCGGTGAACACCCTCGCCGACGGTGAAGGCTACGAGCAGTTGCTCGCCGACCGCGCCTCCTACGAGGACTTCGACGCCGACGCCCACTTCGGCGGACACGGGTACGGCTTCGTGCGGTTGCAGCAGCTCGCCCTCGAGCACCTGATGGGCGCTCGGGGCTAG
- a CDS encoding glycosyltransferase: MTARPLRPRRSATDRPSVAVIGTRGYPSYYGGFETAVRRIAPALVDAGWDVTVYGRDGSTRDDDPARDRRVTSRLTKGVESKSLSTLSYGLTAVLDALMRRPDAALVMNVANGFWLPLLRLRGIPVLVNVDGIEWERAKWGRAAKTVFRLGAKASARFANGLICDAREIVRRWQADFGVDGLFIPYGGDPVRDLPVEPGQRHRGYALVVARFVPENTVVEFVEAARSIAERHDVVIVGSTGYGGELDELVRGLAEANDRVTWLGHVSDDDRLHALWQHAGAYFHGHSVGGTNPALVQAMFAGAPVVARDTVYNREVLDGAGTLVAPEPAAIAAAVTALLDDPAEQERLSAAALSRAADAYTWQSVCDAYEEALRATLPRSR, encoded by the coding sequence ATGACTGCCCGCCCCTTGCGCCCCCGCCGCTCGGCGACCGATCGACCGTCGGTCGCCGTCATCGGCACCCGCGGCTACCCCAGCTACTACGGCGGGTTCGAGACCGCGGTGCGCCGGATCGCCCCCGCCCTGGTCGACGCCGGCTGGGACGTCACGGTCTACGGTCGCGACGGGTCGACCCGCGACGACGACCCCGCCCGCGACCGTCGGGTCACCTCCCGCCTGACGAAGGGCGTCGAGAGCAAATCGCTCAGCACCCTGAGCTACGGCCTCACCGCCGTCCTGGACGCCCTCATGCGCCGGCCCGACGCGGCCCTCGTCATGAACGTGGCCAACGGCTTCTGGCTGCCCTTGCTCAGACTGCGCGGCATCCCCGTCCTGGTCAACGTCGACGGCATCGAGTGGGAGCGTGCCAAGTGGGGACGCGCGGCGAAGACGGTGTTCCGTCTCGGAGCCAAGGCCAGCGCGCGCTTCGCGAACGGGCTGATCTGCGACGCCCGCGAGATCGTCCGGCGCTGGCAGGCCGACTTCGGCGTGGACGGCCTGTTCATCCCCTACGGCGGCGACCCGGTCCGCGACCTGCCGGTCGAGCCGGGCCAGCGACACCGCGGGTACGCCCTGGTCGTCGCGCGCTTCGTCCCCGAGAACACCGTCGTCGAGTTCGTCGAGGCGGCCCGCTCGATCGCCGAGCGGCACGACGTGGTCATCGTCGGCTCGACCGGCTACGGCGGCGAACTCGACGAGCTCGTGCGCGGACTGGCCGAGGCGAACGACCGCGTGACCTGGCTCGGCCACGTCAGCGACGACGATCGTCTGCACGCCCTCTGGCAGCACGCCGGGGCCTACTTCCACGGCCACAGCGTCGGCGGCACGAACCCGGCGCTGGTGCAGGCCATGTTCGCGGGGGCGCCCGTCGTCGCGCGCGACACCGTCTACAACCGCGAGGTGCTCGACGGAGCCGGCACCCTCGTGGCGCCCGAGCCCGCCGCCATCGCCGCCGCCGTCACCGCGCTGCTCGACGATCCGGCCGAGCAGGAACGCCTCAGCGCGGCGGCCCTTTCTCGTGCCGCGGACGCCTACACCTGGCAGTCCGTCTGCGACGCCTACGAGGAGGCGCTGAGAGCGACCCTGCCCCGCTCGCGCTGA
- a CDS encoding LacI family DNA-binding transcriptional regulator, with protein MTTIHDVAQAAGVSISTVSYALSGKRSIAASTRQRVTDAVERLGYRPHAGARMLAGARTNILALSAPIRPDNHQPTQMRFVTAVVEAARRRDYDVLLLATDDEVSGIRRVASSSLVDGVVAIGVATVDERVDLVRELDLPAGFIGIPQGVDDLACIDLDFAAAAAESVDRLADAGHRTIGVIGHPASYGERDTGFIRRFDDAFAGRADSRGVETLTVAADLGRASAVRAFDDLRERLPGMTALVLHCSEPTAEAVLQRVRRLGLEIPRDLSVLAACASYPADEFEPALDTIPLPIDEMCSRAVGAAFERIDGHLDTGVELIAPTYLAKGSVSGPARAS; from the coding sequence ATGACGACGATCCACGACGTGGCCCAGGCCGCCGGTGTGTCGATCTCGACGGTCTCGTACGCCCTGTCCGGCAAGCGGTCGATCGCGGCGTCGACCCGGCAACGGGTCACCGACGCCGTCGAGCGGCTCGGCTACCGGCCGCATGCCGGAGCCCGCATGCTCGCCGGTGCCCGGACCAACATCCTGGCGCTCAGCGCGCCGATCCGGCCCGACAACCACCAGCCCACCCAGATGCGGTTCGTCACCGCCGTCGTCGAGGCGGCCCGTCGTCGGGACTACGACGTGTTGCTCCTCGCCACCGACGACGAGGTGTCCGGCATCCGGCGCGTGGCCTCGAGCTCCCTCGTCGACGGCGTCGTCGCGATCGGCGTCGCGACCGTCGACGAGCGCGTCGACCTCGTGCGCGAACTCGACCTGCCGGCCGGGTTCATCGGCATCCCGCAGGGCGTCGACGACCTCGCCTGCATCGACCTCGACTTCGCGGCCGCAGCCGCCGAGAGCGTCGACCGTCTGGCCGACGCCGGGCACCGGACCATCGGCGTCATCGGTCACCCGGCCTCGTACGGCGAGCGCGACACCGGCTTCATCCGACGTTTCGACGACGCCTTCGCGGGCCGGGCCGACAGCCGCGGCGTCGAGACGCTGACCGTGGCGGCGGACCTCGGGCGGGCGTCGGCCGTCCGGGCGTTCGACGACCTCCGCGAGAGGCTGCCCGGCATGACCGCGCTCGTGCTGCACTGCAGCGAGCCCACCGCCGAGGCCGTCCTCCAGCGCGTCCGCCGCCTCGGACTCGAGATCCCCCGCGACCTCTCGGTGCTGGCGGCCTGTGCCAGCTACCCCGCCGACGAGTTCGAGCCGGCCCTCGACACCATCCCGCTGCCGATCGACGAGATGTGCTCGCGGGCGGTCGGGGCCGCCTTCGAGCGGATCGACGGTCATCTCGACACGGGCGTCGAGTTGATCGCGCCCACCTACCTGGCGAAGGGCTCGGTCTCCGGGCCGGCCCGCGCCTCCTGA
- a CDS encoding ROK family transcriptional regulator, whose translation MTTQQGDGEGAAAPDLGARFDRVRRDNLATVLGIVHTDGAASRSALTQATGLNRSTIAALVGELVDRGLVVETDPVGTNRVGRPSPVVAPDPRVVAIAVNPEIDAVTVGVVGLDGVVQHRVRRETDGVPSAPRAAALAAEVIAGLRSGALSPDVRVLGVGLAVPGLVGSDGGVVRLAPHLGWIDEPFAAVVASATGLPTRAANDASLGAIAEGRFGAGRGVDDLVFLNGGASGVGGGVLIGGGPVTGVGGFAGEIGHTLVNSVGELCHCGAVGCLETEVGQARLLTVTGLDRGQADQLDAALAGAEPGSPVAVEVRRQIDFLAVALRGVVNSFNPELIVLGGFLGSLHAADPGRLAERVRGQSLPGARDDVRITRAALGVDRLTIGAAELAFAAVLADPASVTRAS comes from the coding sequence GTGACGACTCAGCAGGGCGACGGTGAGGGCGCAGCGGCTCCCGACCTCGGTGCGCGGTTCGACCGGGTCCGGCGGGACAACCTCGCGACGGTGCTCGGCATCGTCCACACCGACGGGGCCGCGTCGCGGTCGGCCCTCACCCAGGCGACCGGGCTCAACCGGTCGACGATCGCGGCGCTCGTGGGTGAACTCGTCGACCGGGGACTCGTCGTCGAGACCGACCCGGTCGGCACCAACCGGGTCGGGCGGCCCAGCCCGGTCGTGGCGCCGGACCCCCGTGTCGTCGCGATCGCGGTCAACCCCGAGATCGACGCCGTCACGGTCGGCGTGGTCGGGCTCGACGGCGTCGTGCAGCATCGAGTCCGTCGCGAGACCGACGGGGTGCCCAGCGCGCCCCGGGCCGCGGCGCTCGCCGCTGAGGTGATCGCCGGGCTGCGCTCCGGCGCGCTGTCTCCCGACGTGCGGGTGCTCGGGGTGGGTCTCGCGGTCCCCGGGCTGGTCGGGTCCGACGGGGGAGTCGTGCGGCTCGCCCCGCACCTCGGGTGGATCGACGAGCCGTTCGCGGCCGTCGTGGCGTCCGCGACCGGCCTGCCGACCCGCGCGGCCAACGACGCGTCGCTCGGTGCGATCGCCGAGGGCCGCTTCGGGGCCGGGCGGGGCGTCGACGACCTCGTGTTCCTGAACGGCGGTGCGAGTGGTGTCGGCGGGGGAGTCCTCATCGGTGGCGGTCCGGTGACCGGCGTGGGGGGTTTTGCCGGCGAGATCGGGCACACCCTCGTCAACTCCGTCGGCGAGCTCTGCCACTGCGGCGCCGTGGGGTGCCTCGAGACCGAGGTCGGTCAGGCCCGGTTGCTCACCGTCACCGGACTCGACCGTGGTCAGGCCGACCAGCTGGACGCGGCGCTCGCCGGCGCCGAGCCCGGGTCGCCCGTGGCCGTCGAGGTGCGGCGTCAGATCGACTTCCTGGCCGTGGCCCTGCGAGGCGTCGTGAACTCGTTCAACCCCGAGCTGATCGTGCTCGGCGGCTTCCTCGGATCGCTGCACGCGGCCGACCCCGGCCGCCTGGCCGAGCGGGTCCGCGGTCAGTCCCTGCCCGGCGCCCGCGACGACGTGCGGATCACCCGAGCCGCGCTCGGCGTGGACCGGCTGACGATCGGAGCGGCCGAACTGGCCTTCGCCGCCGTCTTGGCCGACCCTGCGTCCGTGACCCGCGCCTCCTGA
- a CDS encoding metal-dependent transcriptional regulator, whose amino-acid sequence MPSDPASTRTTMAEDYLKVIWKAEEWAEAGVGAGISTNEIAATLGVSASTVSGNLRKLDRDGYLDYEPYRRIALSDAGRAIAVSMVRRHRLIETYLVERLGYGWDEVHDEAEVLEHAVSDRLLDRFDVELGHPTADPHGDPIPAADGTVVRPAAHPLGDFVEGECGFVVRVSDDEPELLRYLSSLDLRVGAHVRVGERRDYAGSLQVVLTDAHDRAVGSVELAGVAAASVWANSEPHTHA is encoded by the coding sequence ATGCCCAGCGACCCGGCCAGCACGCGCACCACCATGGCCGAGGACTACCTCAAGGTCATCTGGAAGGCCGAGGAGTGGGCCGAGGCAGGAGTCGGCGCCGGCATCTCGACCAACGAGATCGCCGCGACGCTCGGCGTGAGCGCGTCGACCGTGTCGGGCAACCTCCGCAAGCTCGACCGCGACGGCTACCTCGACTACGAGCCCTACCGGCGCATCGCCCTGAGCGACGCGGGCCGTGCGATCGCCGTGTCGATGGTCCGGCGCCACCGGCTGATCGAGACGTACCTGGTCGAACGCCTGGGTTACGGCTGGGACGAGGTGCACGACGAGGCCGAGGTGCTCGAGCACGCCGTCAGCGATCGGCTGCTCGACCGGTTCGACGTCGAGCTCGGACACCCGACGGCCGACCCGCACGGCGACCCGATCCCCGCGGCCGACGGCACGGTCGTACGGCCTGCCGCCCATCCGCTGGGCGACTTCGTCGAGGGCGAGTGCGGCTTCGTCGTGCGCGTCTCGGACGACGAACCCGAGCTGCTGCGCTACCTCAGCTCGCTCGACCTGCGGGTCGGCGCCCACGTGCGCGTCGGCGAGCGTCGCGACTACGCCGGCTCGCTGCAGGTCGTGCTGACCGACGCGCACGACCGGGCGGTCGGCAGCGTCGAACTGGCCGGCGTCGCCGCGGCGTCGGTGTGGGCGAACTCCGAGCCGCACACGCACGCCTGA
- a CDS encoding carbohydrate ABC transporter permease — protein MTSLDTRPGAREARPRREGRRTSSALPPEESLLPGARRAGFWLYLIPGFVLFAVVILVPLIWNVYLSFTDYRGIRPPTWAGLDNWRELMSDDRFWTSFLNSVFLIIAMVVVPTVLGLLLAAMLFDLIGRKFGGRLASFLRATYYLPQILPVAIAAIVIGWILRPENGALNTVLDAVGLGALQHNWLGSPDTALLSIMVVMVWVQLGYPVVIFMAALQRVDPELYEAAELDGAGWFQRFRAITVSIIRPEIFVVVLTCTIAALKVFGPIYALTRGGPGDSTIVPSYYAYSEFFQSQQVGYGATIATALTLVIVVITIFFIRAQNRVERAERER, from the coding sequence GTGACCTCCCTCGACACCCGCCCCGGTGCCAGGGAGGCGCGCCCCCGTCGCGAGGGCCGACGCACGTCGTCGGCCCTCCCGCCGGAGGAGAGCCTCCTGCCCGGAGCCCGCCGCGCGGGCTTCTGGCTGTACCTGATCCCCGGCTTCGTCCTGTTCGCGGTCGTGATCCTGGTCCCGCTGATCTGGAACGTCTACCTCAGCTTCACCGACTACCGGGGCATCCGCCCGCCGACCTGGGCGGGGCTCGACAACTGGCGCGAGCTGATGAGCGACGACCGCTTCTGGACGTCCTTCCTCAACAGCGTCTTCCTCATCATCGCCATGGTGGTGGTCCCCACCGTGCTGGGCCTCCTGCTCGCCGCGATGCTGTTCGACCTGATCGGCCGGAAGTTCGGCGGCCGTCTGGCGTCGTTCCTGCGGGCGACCTACTACCTGCCGCAGATCCTGCCCGTGGCGATCGCCGCGATCGTCATCGGTTGGATACTCCGACCCGAGAACGGCGCGCTCAACACCGTCCTCGACGCGGTGGGGCTGGGCGCCCTGCAGCACAACTGGCTCGGCAGCCCCGACACCGCGCTGCTCAGCATCATGGTGGTAATGGTCTGGGTGCAGCTCGGCTATCCCGTCGTCATCTTCATGGCCGCACTGCAACGGGTCGACCCGGAGCTGTACGAGGCCGCCGAACTCGACGGCGCCGGCTGGTTCCAGCGGTTCCGGGCGATCACGGTGAGCATCATCCGCCCCGAGATCTTCGTCGTCGTGCTGACCTGCACGATCGCCGCGTTGAAGGTGTTCGGACCGATCTACGCCCTGACCCGCGGCGGCCCCGGCGACTCGACGATCGTGCCGAGCTACTACGCGTACAGCGAGTTCTTCCAGAGCCAGCAGGTCGGCTACGGCGCGACCATCGCGACGGCGCTGACGCTCGTCATCGTCGTCATCACCATCTTCTTCATCCGGGCACAGAACCGGGTCGAACGAGCAGAGAGGGAACGCTGA
- a CDS encoding ABC transporter substrate-binding protein codes for MKKRRIVAVGTALAATAALLTGCSAGSSGSSDPDVLKLWHFESETSAMGIAWDQAIATFEEETGAKVEFEEKSFEQIRSTASQVLNSNEAPDILEYNKGNATAGLLASQGLLANLDDAVDEYGWDDDLAPSIATTSKYDEKGVMGSGSWYGIPNYGEYVEVFYNKDAFAEQGIAVPTTYDEFETALQTFADAGITPLAEAGGEYPLGQLFYQLALSKADRSFVDDYQLYEGDVDWQGPELTYAADKLKEYVDNGWISKDVTGIKAEDMGTTFMSGGAPIMVSGSWWAGRVADEATFDWGTFLFPGSDMAPGSGGNLWVVPENAANKDLAYEFIDITMRPEIQNLIGNNGGVPVKADPADITDPKSQELIANFNTLLDRDGLAFYPDWPTPTFYDQLVAGTQELVNGTATPDEMLTTLGDQYQSGVDDITGK; via the coding sequence ATGAAGAAACGACGCATCGTCGCCGTCGGGACGGCCCTCGCGGCCACCGCGGCGCTGCTGACCGGATGCTCGGCAGGCAGCTCGGGGTCGTCCGACCCCGACGTGCTGAAGCTCTGGCACTTCGAGAGCGAGACCAGCGCCATGGGCATCGCCTGGGACCAGGCGATCGCCACCTTCGAGGAAGAGACCGGTGCGAAGGTCGAGTTCGAGGAGAAGAGCTTCGAGCAGATCCGCTCGACCGCGAGCCAGGTGCTCAACTCGAACGAGGCACCCGACATCCTCGAGTACAACAAGGGCAACGCCACGGCGGGCCTGCTCGCGAGCCAGGGGCTGCTCGCGAACCTCGACGACGCCGTCGACGAGTACGGCTGGGACGACGACCTCGCCCCGTCGATCGCCACGACCTCGAAGTACGACGAGAAGGGCGTCATGGGCTCGGGCAGCTGGTACGGCATCCCGAACTACGGCGAGTACGTCGAGGTGTTCTACAACAAGGACGCCTTCGCCGAGCAGGGCATCGCGGTGCCCACGACGTACGACGAGTTCGAGACGGCCCTGCAGACCTTCGCCGACGCCGGCATCACGCCGCTCGCCGAGGCCGGTGGCGAGTACCCGCTCGGGCAGTTGTTCTACCAGCTGGCCCTCTCGAAGGCCGACCGTTCGTTCGTCGACGACTACCAGCTCTACGAGGGCGACGTCGACTGGCAGGGCCCCGAGCTGACCTACGCCGCCGACAAGCTGAAGGAGTACGTCGACAACGGCTGGATCTCGAAGGACGTCACCGGCATCAAGGCCGAGGACATGGGCACGACCTTCATGAGCGGCGGGGCGCCGATCATGGTCTCCGGCAGCTGGTGGGCCGGACGGGTCGCCGACGAGGCGACCTTCGACTGGGGCACGTTCCTGTTCCCCGGCAGCGACATGGCACCCGGGTCGGGCGGCAACCTCTGGGTCGTCCCCGAGAACGCGGCCAACAAGGACCTCGCGTACGAGTTCATCGACATCACGATGCGCCCCGAGATCCAGAACCTCATCGGCAACAACGGCGGCGTGCCGGTGAAGGCCGACCCGGCCGACATCACCGACCCGAAGAGCCAGGAGTTGATCGCGAACTTCAACACCTTGCTCGACCGCGACGGCCTGGCGTTCTACCCGGACTGGCCCACGCCGACCTTCTACGACCAGCTGGTCGCCGGCACCCAGGAGCTCGTCAACGGCACCGCCACGCCGGACGAGATGCTCACCACCCTGGGCGACCAGTACCAGAGCGGCGTCGACGACATCACCGGGAAGTAG
- a CDS encoding carbohydrate ABC transporter permease: MATTVVPPVKDDRIRPAVPSPRLPKARQRGRKKTATDWLILAAAIAFGVLIALPFLLILVNSFKSPADYTTGGPLSLPTSLYFDGLVDFWNRVEFPAKLWNSFVIAGLVALFAVVISVFNAYALGIGRVRGRTWIIVLFLLANMLPQEALLYPLYFMFKQVGLYDNIWAVIIIFTVIQSAFGTYLLSSVYGTFPKEVLEAASLDGASRWQILWRVIVPISRPTLSVLAIFFFIWTWNEFLIPLTFLVSNGNQTVPVAITALQGDRLMDVTTTSASALLGLIPTLVFFLIFQRTLTRGITAGAVK, from the coding sequence ATGGCCACGACCGTCGTGCCGCCGGTGAAAGACGACCGCATCCGTCCCGCGGTGCCCAGCCCGCGCCTCCCGAAGGCCAGGCAACGGGGGCGCAAGAAGACGGCCACCGACTGGCTGATCCTCGCCGCGGCGATCGCCTTCGGCGTGCTGATCGCCCTGCCGTTCCTGTTGATCTTGGTCAACTCGTTCAAGTCGCCCGCCGACTACACGACCGGAGGGCCGCTCAGCCTGCCGACGTCGCTGTACTTCGACGGCCTCGTCGACTTCTGGAACCGCGTCGAGTTCCCGGCCAAGCTCTGGAACAGCTTCGTGATCGCCGGGCTGGTGGCCCTGTTCGCCGTGGTCATCTCGGTCTTCAACGCCTACGCGCTCGGCATCGGCCGGGTGCGCGGTCGCACCTGGATCATCGTGCTGTTCCTGCTCGCGAACATGCTGCCGCAGGAGGCCCTTCTCTACCCGCTGTACTTCATGTTCAAGCAGGTGGGCCTCTACGACAACATCTGGGCGGTCATCATCATCTTCACGGTGATCCAGAGCGCCTTCGGCACCTACCTGCTCTCGAGCGTGTACGGCACGTTCCCGAAAGAGGTGCTCGAGGCGGCGTCGCTCGACGGGGCGAGTCGGTGGCAGATCCTCTGGCGGGTCATCGTGCCGATCAGTCGGCCGACCCTGTCGGTGCTCGCGATCTTCTTCTTCATCTGGACGTGGAACGAGTTCCTCATCCCGCTCACCTTCCTGGTGTCCAACGGCAACCAGACGGTCCCCGTCGCCATCACCGCCCTGCAGGGCGACCGGCTGATGGACGTCACCACGACGAGCGCGTCGGCCCTGCTCGGGTTGATCCCCACGCTCGTCTTCTTCCTGATCTTCCAGCGCACCCTGACCCGCGGCATCACGGCCGGCGCGGTCAAGTGA